The Arthrobacter sp. OAP107 DNA segment CTGACCGGATGTGAGCTGGAACACGTCGCGGCTGAAACTTTGCAAGCAACGCCGAGAGTGAGTTCCCGTGGACCTGATCACCACCGCCATGACCACCGCCGAGGTTGAGGCAGCAGCGAAGAGGCTGATGACCGCCTTCGCGGCCACCGATACAGACGGCTACTTCGACTGTTTCGCGCCTGATGCGACTTTCATCTTCCATTCTGAACCGAACCGCCTCAGCTCGCGCGGGGAATACCGCGACCTGTGGCAGAACTGGGTGGAGGACGGCTGGCGGGTTGCAGGATGCGCCAGCTCCAACGCGCACATTCGGATCGCCGGCGACAGTGCCGTGTTCAGCCACGATGTCGAAACCGTCATCGACGTTGCCGGCACCAAAGAGACCCTCCACGAGAGGGAGACCATCATTTTCACGAGGGCGAAGTCAGGCAGCGTGCTCGCCGTTCACGAGCATCTTTCTCCGGCGCCTGCCAGCCAGAAGGCAATCTCATGACCAATGATTCCAAAGCCCCTGCAGTGACCGAAGTCGAAAAGCACGGCATCGAACCGATTCCCGCCGCCGACAGGACGGCGAAACCGCTTGACCTCTTCCGGCTGGTGTTTGGCGGTGCAAACACGTTCGCCACGGTGGTCCTGGGATCCTTTCCCATTCTCTTTGGGCTGTCCTTCAAGGACGCACTGCTGGCCACGGTCCTGGGCGTCGTCGTCGGCGGCCTGATACTTTGCCCGATGGCTGTCTTCGGCCCGACCAATGGGATGAACAATGCCGTCTCGTCCTCCGGGCACCTGGGCGTGCACGGCCGTGTCGTGGGGTCCTTCCTGTCACTCCTGACGGCGTTCGCATTCTTCTCCATCTCCGTGTGGAGCTCAGGGGACGCGCTGGTAGGCGGTGCGAGCCGCCTGGTGGGTCTGCCCCAAAATGCCGTGACGCTAAGCCTCGCCTATGGCGTCTTCGCTGTCCTGATCCTGACCGTGTGCATCTACGGGTTCCGTTTCATGCTCTGGGTCAACAAGATCGCAGTGGTCGCCGCGTCCCTGCTCTTCCTGCTTGGCATCTTTGCATTCGCGGGTTCGTTCGACGCTTCCTACGCCGGAACGTTCGGACAGGCGGCGGATGCTGCCACCAATGCGCTGTTCTGGCCGTCCTTCATAGGATCGGCACTGATCGTCATGTCCAACCCGATCTCCTTCGGCGCCTTCCTGGGCGACTGGTCCCGATACATCCCGGCTGAAACGCCAAAGCGAAAGGTCATGGCTGCCGCTTTTCTCGCCCAGGTAGCCACTCTGGTGCCGTTTGGCTTCGGGCTGGTCACCGCGACCATCATTGCCTCGGAGGCGCCGTCGTTCTTTGAAAACTCTGATTACGTGGGCCTCCTGGCCGTTTCCCCTGCCTGGTATTTCCTGCCGGTATGCCTCATTGCCCTGGTGGGCGGAATGTCCACCGGCACCACCGCGCTCTACGGAACGGGCCTCGACTTCTCCAGCGTCTTTCCCAGGTTCTCCCGCGTCCAGGCCACCCTGTTCATCGGGTCCATCGCGATCGTCTTCATCTTTGTGGGCCGCTTCGCCTTCAACATTGTGCAGAGCATCTCCACCTTCGCGGTGCTCATCATCACCTGTACTGCTCCGTGGATGATCATGATGATGATCGGGTACGTGACGCGGCGGGGATGGTACGACGCCGACTCCCTCCAGGTCTTTAACCGCCGCCAGGTGGGCGGCCGGTACTGGTTCAACCGCGGGTGGAACTGGCGCGCCATGGGCGTCTGGATCTTCTCTGCGGTCATGGGAATCATGTTCGTGAACGTTCCGAACCAGTTCGTCGGTGCTCTCGGCAATCTCGCCGCTGGAGTGGACCTGAGTATCCCCGTTTCGATCGGCCTGGCGGCAGTTCTCTACCCCGCGGTGCTGTGGCTCTTCCCAGAACCGGCGGACGCGTTCGGCCCGGCCGGACCAAGGTTCGTCAGGGCGGCCGCCCCGAAGAACATCCCCATTGTGGACGAAAAGAAGGATCTGGAACCCGTGTTGTCCTGACCCACCCCGCCGCACCGAAATTACTTTCGGTGCGGCGGCAGCGTTTGGGCGGCGCGGACGACGGCGTCCGTCACCTCCGCGAGGCCCGGCGAGTCAAGCGTCCACACCTGCCAGTAGAGCCGCAGGTCCTCGCTCCACGCCGGGTCGAGTTCCACGAGGGAGTTCTCCGGGTCCTGCTGGTCCGGCACCATGCCCCAGCCCAGGCCGGCGTGGACCGACTCGACGTACTGGACTGAATCGGGGATGAAATGCTGCGGCGGAGTGGCGTCCGGTGCCGCGCGTGCAAGGACGGCCAGCTGGTGCGTGTCCTTCCGGTCGTACTGCATGACGGGGGCCGCGGCGAGGGCCTCCGGGGTGGCCCCGTCGGGGAACCAGCGCGCCACAAACTCGCGCGACGCCTTGGCCCGGTACACCATGGTGCCCAGCGGCCGGATGGTGCATCCCTGTACCGGCCGGGGATCCGCGGTGATCGCGCCGACGGCGTCGCCGGAGCGCAGCAGGTCGGCCGTGGCGTGCTCGTCGTCCCGCAGCAGCTCAAGGGCCACGCGGCCGCCGAGCGCAATCTCCCGGTAGGCCGGCGGAAGCCACGTCGCGATCGAATCCGCGTTGGCCACGATGGGAACCCGCAGCCGCTCGGGACTGCGCCGCGCGCCGTCCTCTCCGTTTTCGGGCTCCGGCCCGCGCAGGGCAATGACCGCCTCGTCGGCGAGGAGCAGGAGCTGCCGCGCGGAACGGAGGAGCTGCTCGCCCGCCGGCGTCGGCCGAACCGGCTTGAGACGCCGCACCAGAACGCTGCCCACGGAGCGCTCGAGTGCCTTGATCCGCTGGCTCACGGCTGAGGGTGTGAGCCGGAGTTCCCCCGCTGCCGCGTCGAAGGTCTCGTGGTCGACGACGGCGGCTAGTGCCCTGAGCTGATCCAGTTCCATGAAGATATTCTAATGGAACTACAGAAAAAGTGAATTGCTTTTCAGGTTTACCGGCCGTACCTTCGAAGAATGCTTCCCTTTCTGACCGGGCTCGGAGCCGGCCTCAGCCTCATCGTCGCCATCGGAGCCCAGAACGCATTTGTCCTGCGGCAGGGCCTCAAGCGCGAGGCTGTTCTTCCCGTTGTCCTGGTCTGCCTTGCCAGTGATGCCGTTCTGATCCTGGCCGGCGTCGCGGGGATCGGTGCACTCATCCAGGGCGCCCCGGTGCTCCTGGCCGTTGTGCGGTGGTTCGGCGTCGCGTTCCTTCTGGCGTACGGGATTTTCGCCGCCCGGCGTGCCTTGCGGCCCGGAGCGCTCAAGGCGGCAGACTCCCCTGGCAGGGGAACCGTCTGGTCTGCCGTGCTCACCGCCGCCGCCATCACGTGGCTCAACCCCCACGTTTACCTCGACACGCTGGTGCTGCTGGGCTCGCTGGCCAATACGCATGGTGATTCGGGCAAATGGCTCTTCGGGGCGGGGGCCGCAGCCGGAAGCGCCCTCTGGTTTCCCCTCATCGGCTACGGGGCACGCGGGCTCAGCGGCTTTTTCGCGCGGCCGGCGTCGTGGCGGATCCTCGACGGCGGGGTTGCTCTGCTCATGCTCACCCTGGCCGCCGTCCTCGCGACCGGATCCTGAGGCCTGCAACCCGGCACCGGAGCGGCGCCGGGTGCTCCTGAGCCGCGTTGCTAGAAGGCGCCGCGGGTCATTCCGTCGAGTAGCCCGGTGATAATGTCCAGCGCGCGGGCAAGCTCCAGATCGGTCGGGGCGCCGTACCCAATGACCAGGCCGTTCTCCGGAGTCCGTTCTGCAAAGTAGCTTGCCAGGGTCACCACCCGAACTCCCAGCGCGAGTGCTTCCTCCGCCAGGCGCCCGGCAGGAACATTCGGCCGAAGCCGGATCACGGCGTGCAGGCCGCCGTCCAGGGCCGCCAACTGGACGTCGTCCCGTCCTCCAAGCCGGTCAAGCAACAGTTCACGGCGATGGGCGTACTGGCGCCGTGCCCGGGCGATGTGCCGTGCGAGGCCGCCGCCCGCGATGTAGTTGGCCAAGGCAGACTGCATGACTCCGGGGACCGGTGTGCCGAGGTCAAGCCGGGCGTCCTTAAGTCGCTGCCCGGAGGTTCCGCGAACCACCAGGTAGCCGCAGCGCAGCCACCGGCTCAGTGATTTTGAGAAGGTGCCCACCAGGACGACTTCGGCGGAGGAAGGCAGTGAGGCAAGGGCGGGCAAGGGCATCCTCCGGTGCCGGAACTCGCTGTCGTAGTCGTCCTCGAGGATGATCACACCGTTGGCTTCGGCCCACGCCAGCAGAGCCAGCCTTTCCTTCACCGGCATCCGACCGCCCAGGGGGTACTGATGGCTGGGCGTCACGAGGATGGCGTCGGGACGGAAGGCAGCGGCTGCAAGCTGTGCCGCTTCCGGACCGTCGTCGGCAACCGGAAGGGTTTGCACCGTGGCTCCCGCCGCGGAAAGCACCCGCCTGGCCGTGGGATAGCCGGGGTCCTCCATCAGCACGAGGGGCGGGGCCGCTTGGCCGCGGAGTGCTGCAACGATCAGCAGCAGGGCGTCACTGGTGCCAGCGGTGATGACGACGTCATCAGCGCTCACCGTCAGTCCGCGGGATGCGGCAAGGTGCTCGGCCACGGCGGCACGAAGGGCCGGAGTGCCCAAAGCGGCCGGAAGCTCGACCTCCACCGGCTCGGCAATGGCCTTGCGCCAGGCGGCCCGCCAGTCGCGGTCACGGAACGGGGCGCCGGATGGCCGTCCCGGCGTGAGGTCGATCGTTGCGGTTTGCTCCATGCCGGATGCGGCCTGGATGCCTTCGGACGCCGTGCCCCGGCCGTCGGAGCGCACCGCCACGCGGGTGCCGCCCGAGCCCTGGCTTTCCAAATAACCTTCACCCGCAAGCTGCTCATAGGCCCGGACCACCACTCCGCGGGAGACTCCCAGTTCGGCGGCAAGGCGCCGCGATGCCGGGAGCGTGTGCTCCGGCCTCAGGATCCCGTCCAGGATGGCAGCCCGCAGCCGGCCGACCAGCTGGGCGGAAAGCGGAACGCGGCTCCGGTGGTCAAGGACCAGCGGCAGTTCGGCTTCGATCTTGGTCCTCCTGAATTGTGGATTCTTGGATCTATGCTAGGACCAATCCGGCTGTGAGCATGAAGGGAGAAACCAAACTGGACTGAGAGAGGACACCGTTCGTGTTTAACGGCCTTTGTGCATTTCCCCTGACTCCGCTCGCCGGGGACAACGTCGACGAAGCCGCACTGGGCCGGCTGGTCGGGCGGTGCGCCGATGCCGGCGCCGACTCAATCGGAGTTCTAGGCTCGACCGGCGTCTACACCTACCTGCTGCGCGGGGAACGCCGCAGGGTGGTGGCGGCCGCCGTCGAAGCTGCGCAGGGAATCCCCGTCGTGGCAGGTGTCGGTGCGATGCGCACCCGTGACGTGCTGGCGTGCGTGG contains these protein-coding regions:
- a CDS encoding LysR family transcriptional regulator ArgP, whose product is MELDQLRALAAVVDHETFDAAAGELRLTPSAVSQRIKALERSVGSVLVRRLKPVRPTPAGEQLLRSARQLLLLADEAVIALRGPEPENGEDGARRSPERLRVPIVANADSIATWLPPAYREIALGGRVALELLRDDEHATADLLRSGDAVGAITADPRPVQGCTIRPLGTMVYRAKASREFVARWFPDGATPEALAAAPVMQYDRKDTHQLAVLARAAPDATPPQHFIPDSVQYVESVHAGLGWGMVPDQQDPENSLVELDPAWSEDLRLYWQVWTLDSPGLAEVTDAVVRAAQTLPPHRK
- a CDS encoding nuclear transport factor 2 family protein is translated as MDLITTAMTTAEVEAAAKRLMTAFAATDTDGYFDCFAPDATFIFHSEPNRLSSRGEYRDLWQNWVEDGWRVAGCASSNAHIRIAGDSAVFSHDVETVIDVAGTKETLHERETIIFTRAKSGSVLAVHEHLSPAPASQKAIS
- a CDS encoding cytosine permease; this encodes MTNDSKAPAVTEVEKHGIEPIPAADRTAKPLDLFRLVFGGANTFATVVLGSFPILFGLSFKDALLATVLGVVVGGLILCPMAVFGPTNGMNNAVSSSGHLGVHGRVVGSFLSLLTAFAFFSISVWSSGDALVGGASRLVGLPQNAVTLSLAYGVFAVLILTVCIYGFRFMLWVNKIAVVAASLLFLLGIFAFAGSFDASYAGTFGQAADAATNALFWPSFIGSALIVMSNPISFGAFLGDWSRYIPAETPKRKVMAAAFLAQVATLVPFGFGLVTATIIASEAPSFFENSDYVGLLAVSPAWYFLPVCLIALVGGMSTGTTALYGTGLDFSSVFPRFSRVQATLFIGSIAIVFIFVGRFAFNIVQSISTFAVLIITCTAPWMIMMMIGYVTRRGWYDADSLQVFNRRQVGGRYWFNRGWNWRAMGVWIFSAVMGIMFVNVPNQFVGALGNLAAGVDLSIPVSIGLAAVLYPAVLWLFPEPADAFGPAGPRFVRAAAPKNIPIVDEKKDLEPVLS
- a CDS encoding PLP-dependent aminotransferase family protein gives rise to the protein MEAELPLVLDHRSRVPLSAQLVGRLRAAILDGILRPEHTLPASRRLAAELGVSRGVVVRAYEQLAGEGYLESQGSGGTRVAVRSDGRGTASEGIQAASGMEQTATIDLTPGRPSGAPFRDRDWRAAWRKAIAEPVEVELPAALGTPALRAAVAEHLAASRGLTVSADDVVITAGTSDALLLIVAALRGQAAPPLVLMEDPGYPTARRVLSAAGATVQTLPVADDGPEAAQLAAAAFRPDAILVTPSHQYPLGGRMPVKERLALLAWAEANGVIILEDDYDSEFRHRRMPLPALASLPSSAEVVLVGTFSKSLSRWLRCGYLVVRGTSGQRLKDARLDLGTPVPGVMQSALANYIAGGGLARHIARARRQYAHRRELLLDRLGGRDDVQLAALDGGLHAVIRLRPNVPAGRLAEEALALGVRVVTLASYFAERTPENGLVIGYGAPTDLELARALDIITGLLDGMTRGAF
- a CDS encoding LysE/ArgO family amino acid transporter: MLPFLTGLGAGLSLIVAIGAQNAFVLRQGLKREAVLPVVLVCLASDAVLILAGVAGIGALIQGAPVLLAVVRWFGVAFLLAYGIFAARRALRPGALKAADSPGRGTVWSAVLTAAAITWLNPHVYLDTLVLLGSLANTHGDSGKWLFGAGAAAGSALWFPLIGYGARGLSGFFARPASWRILDGGVALLMLTLAAVLATGS